In Natator depressus isolate rNatDep1 chromosome 9, rNatDep2.hap1, whole genome shotgun sequence, a single genomic region encodes these proteins:
- the IL1RAP gene encoding interleukin-1 receptor accessory protein isoform X5 yields MKVCCPLLVTLWLCLATLSSSSERCDDWGVDTMKQIQVYDGEPARIKCPLFEAFLKYNYSTAHSAGLTLIWYWIGQDRDLEEPINFRLPDNRISKEKDTLWFRPALLNDTGNYTCMLRNTTYCSKVAFPLEVVQKDQTSCVSQSIKPTEELFYLEHTNEKIICPDIDGFYPPSVTPTVNWYRNCVLVKGFHDRYPEGPTLIIGIVRSVYKGNYTCIVSYKENGRTYNLTRTIRMKVVGSPAKAMPPQFSSPNEKITYELEAGADLVLPCEVYFTFLKDSQTEVWWTVDGKNTDDITDMKIKVSESVSTLEFGHKDITRTLTISKVTPKDLKRNYTCHARNTRGEVHQTAMVGMKAECESQPGSLQAKVN; encoded by the exons ATGAAGGTGTGCTGCCCCTTGCTGGTTACTTTATGGCTGTGCTTGGCCAccctcagcagcagctcag AGCGCTGTGATGACTGGGGAGTGGACACCATGAAACAAATCCAGGTCTACGACGGGGAACCAGCTAGGATCAAATGCCCGCTCTTCGAGGCCTTCTTAAAATACAACTACAGTACAGCCCATTCGGCTGGCTTAACCCTGATCTGGTACTGGATTGGGCAGGACCGGGACCTGGAGGAGCCAATCAACTTCCGTCTCCCAGACAATCGGATCAGTAAGGAAAAAGACACCCTTTGGTTCCGGCCTGCCCTTCTCAACGACACTGGGAATTATACCTGCATGCTCAG AAACACAACCTATTGCAGCAAGGTCGCGTTTCCCCTGGAGGTTGTTCAGAAAGACCAAACTTCTTGCGTCAGCCAATCAATAAAACCTACTGAAGAGCTGTTCTATTTGGAGCATACTAACGAGAAGATCATTTGTCCAGATATTGATGGCTTTTATCCTCCCAGCGTAACGCCAACTGTCAACTGGTACAGG AACTGCGTGTTGGTGAAAGGCTTCCACGACCGATATCCCGAGGGCCCAACGCTCATCATTGGCATTGTCCGCAGCGTGTACAAAGGGAACTACACCTGCATTGTGAGCTACAAGGAGAACGGAAGGACCTACAACCTCACCAGAACCATAAGGATGAAGGTAGTAG GGTCTCCAGCCAAGGCAATGCCACCGCAGTTTAGCTCTCCAAATGAGAAAATAACCTACGAACTCGAAGCAG GTGCCGACCTTGTTCTGCCCTGCGAAGTCTACTTCACCTTTCTGAAGGACTCCCAAACGGAGGTCTGGTGGACTGTTGATGGAAAAAATACAGACGATATCACAGACATGAAAATAAAAGTCTCCGAAAG TGTCTCTACTCTCGAATTTGGACACAAGGACATCACAAGGACTCTGACCATTTCCAAGGTCACACCCAAGGACTTGAAGCGCAACTACACCTGTCATGCCAGAAACACCAGAGGAGAGGTTCACCAGACGGCCATGGTGGGAATGAAAG CAGAATGCGAGAGCCAGCCTGGATCACTGCAGGCTAAAGTCAACTAG